One region of Takifugu flavidus isolate HTHZ2018 chromosome 14, ASM371156v2, whole genome shotgun sequence genomic DNA includes:
- the LOC130538040 gene encoding uncharacterized protein LOC130538040, translating into MDERLRERRQERAQRAGGSDRQLSHRTPSAPDFSPTGTAAPPPHIPLLPPAHSFPRAEEEPMQIGRSRLSRQEREQRLRDQLCLYCGNNGHFIKACPVRPKGSCSPVGGVLVSRAVIPQPTEQHNRLFPATLSWDKESIPVSVLIDSGADESLMDFSLARQAGVPLVPLDRSLSPQAIDGRSLGNITHRTIPLTLTLSGNHIESTRFLVLHAPTAPLVLGRPWLERHDPHISWASGRILGWSVACHANCLRSAPSPSSNPRPALTPPAWVIGVISWPIKTAVEQAQRDEPDPGNGPRDRMFVPSSVRPQVLEWGHSSCFACHPGVRRTAEFVQRRFWWPNLQEDVRKFVGACTVCARKAILRATEQSRCSANRRRRPAPAYRPGQKVWLLARDLPLQTSQTSSRKLNPRYIGPYTICSIINPSAVRLDLPAALKVLSDGEPVWRVNKLLAVRRRGRGFQYLVDWVGYGPEDRSWVPPSYLADPSLLEDFYRDHPDAPGRSSGASRKGGGVLL; encoded by the exons atggatgaacgactacgggagcgccgccaggagcgcgcccaacgtgcTGGCGGTTCTGaccgccaactctcccaccgcactccctctgcccctgacttctcccCTACCGGCACTGctgccccgcctcctcacatccccttgCTACCCCCAGCTCACTCCTTCCCCAGAGCCgaagaggaacccatgcagatcggccggtcccgtctctcacggcaggagcgggagcaaagactccgagaccagctgtgcctgtactgcggaaacaatGGCCACTTCATCaaagcctgccccgtccgaccaaaagggtcctgctcaccagtagggggagtactggtgagccgagctgtgattccccaacccaccgagcaacacaaccgcctcttccccgcaacactctcctgggataaggagtctattccggtgagtgttctcattgactctggggctgatgagtccctgatggacttttctctcgcgcgtcaGGCTGgcgttcccctggttcctctcgatcgctccctgtccccccaggcgatcgatggccgctctctgggtaacatcactcatcgcaccatcccactcaccctaacactctcgggtaatcacatagagagtacacgtttcctggttttgcacgcccccaccgctccactcgtgttaggaagaccatggttggaaaggcacgacccccacatctcatgggcttctGGTCGGATCCTGggttggagcgtggcctgtcacgccaactgccttcgctccgccccctctccatccagtaatcccaggcccgcgctcactcccccggcctgggtcataggggtcatctcctggccgatcaagacggccgtcgagcaggcccagagagacgagcccgatcctgggaacgggcctcgGGACCGGATGTTCGTGCCctcctccgtccggccgcaggtgctagagtggggccactccagttgtttcgcctgccatcctggcgtgcgtcggacggcggagttcgtgcagcggcgcttctggtggcccaacctccaagaggatgttcggaagtttgtgggcgcctgcacggtctgtgcccgcaaagccatcttgcgggccacaGAGCAGTCCCGGTgttcggccaaccggcgaaggaggccggcccctgcttaccggcctggccagaaggtctggctgttggcccgggacctgcccctccagacctcgcagacttcctccagaaagctgaacccccgctacatcggtccctacaccatctgcagcatcattaacccctctgcagtccgtttggatctccccgCCGCCCTCAAG gtcctgtcggacggagagccggtgtggagagttaacaagctgctggcggtccgccgacggggaaggggcttccagtacctggtggattgggtgggttacggccccgaagaccggagctgggtgcccccatcctatcttgctgacccctccctcctcgaagacttctaccgagaccacccggatgctcctgggcggtcgtccggtgcctcccgtaagggggggggggtactgttgtga